One Curtobacterium herbarum genomic window carries:
- a CDS encoding Na+/H+ antiporter subunit E has translation MSDVRRFTNARRMALAWRYDVPLVLGLTVLWALLWGSWTPLTLLCGVVVALLVTQSLPLPPVPLSARFSVVHVVRFLLVWAGYVVVASFRVAWVAIRPRGVRKSSIVLVQLHTTSEMTFTLSTIAISLVPGSYVIDEDLRRRRLLLHVLDTERTEQVDDARREALRIEALVIRAIGSAQDVSELSEPLPEVVR, from the coding sequence ATGAGCGACGTCAGGCGGTTCACGAACGCCCGCCGGATGGCGCTGGCGTGGCGGTACGACGTGCCGCTCGTCCTCGGGCTCACCGTGCTGTGGGCACTGCTCTGGGGCAGCTGGACCCCGCTGACGCTGCTGTGCGGTGTCGTCGTCGCCCTGCTCGTCACCCAGTCGCTGCCGTTGCCGCCGGTCCCGCTGTCCGCCCGGTTCTCGGTCGTGCACGTCGTCCGGTTCCTGCTCGTCTGGGCCGGGTACGTCGTCGTCGCGTCCTTCCGGGTCGCCTGGGTCGCGATCCGGCCGCGCGGGGTCCGGAAGAGCTCGATCGTCCTGGTCCAGCTGCACACCACCTCGGAGATGACCTTCACGCTGTCCACCATCGCGATCTCGCTCGTCCCCGGCTCCTACGTCATCGACGAGGACCTGCGCCGCCGACGTCTGCTGCTGCACGTGCTCGACACCGAGCGGACCGAGCAGGTGGACGACGCCCGCCGCGAGGCCCTGCGCATCGAGGCACTCGTGATCCGCGCGATCGGTTCGGCGCAGGACGTCTCCGAGCTGTCCGAGCCGCTGCCCGAGGTCGTCCGGTGA
- the mnhG gene encoding monovalent cation/H(+) antiporter subunit G, with amino-acid sequence MTEMTDVLQAFLDDAGIRAWIALGLLLVGAALSLGAAIGIVRFPDPLVRLHAMSKPQVLGLACCLAAVVVAVWTWSVLWMVIPAMVFQLALVPVSTHMIARAGLRSGDYRHEDLLVDDTE; translated from the coding sequence ATGACCGAGATGACCGACGTGCTGCAGGCGTTCCTCGACGACGCCGGCATCCGGGCGTGGATCGCCCTCGGCCTGCTGCTCGTCGGCGCCGCGCTGTCACTCGGTGCGGCGATCGGCATCGTCCGCTTCCCCGACCCGCTGGTCCGACTGCACGCGATGTCGAAGCCGCAGGTGCTCGGGCTGGCCTGCTGTCTGGCGGCCGTCGTCGTCGCGGTGTGGACCTGGTCCGTGCTGTGGATGGTGATCCCGGCGATGGTGTTCCAGCTCGCGCTCGTGCCGGTGTCGACGCACATGATCGCCCGCGCGGGACTCCGCTCGGGCGACTACCGGCACGAGGACCTGCTGGTCGACGACACGGAGTGA
- a CDS encoding Fic family protein — protein MAWPAIDSEELWFESRYAGFGVAVSRRATVGHTYRAAVPPFIADLDPTVSSATAAVVDEATEALVRFDAGLGGEIAAFAPLLMRSEAAASSQIEHLTASARAVFTAELGDTSRQNAAQIVANTRAMQAALDLADELTTETVLSMHAALLDGDPNHDAGAWRDEPVWIGRSADSPDGADFVAPRAERVPGLIDDVMRFARRTDLPRLVQIAVVHAQFETVHPFTDGNGRTGRALMQAMFRGTGVTRNVTIPVSAGLLTDTAGYHAALDAYRAGDVEAIVTATAEACFRAVQNASVLVDDVHAVQERWRATVRSRSDSAVWRVLEVIARQPVVTAGTLAVALGPAVNVYRALDTLVAAGVLRAKSEYSLRSRVYRSDEVLAALDAFAARAGRRG, from the coding sequence ATGGCATGGCCCGCGATCGACTCCGAGGAACTGTGGTTCGAGTCCCGGTACGCCGGCTTCGGTGTCGCCGTCAGCCGGAGGGCCACCGTCGGGCACACCTACCGCGCCGCCGTCCCCCCGTTCATCGCGGACCTCGACCCGACGGTGTCCTCCGCGACCGCCGCAGTGGTCGACGAGGCAACAGAGGCGCTGGTCCGCTTCGATGCCGGGCTCGGCGGCGAGATCGCTGCCTTCGCGCCGCTGCTGATGCGTTCTGAAGCGGCCGCCTCGTCGCAGATCGAGCACCTGACCGCCAGTGCGCGCGCGGTCTTCACCGCCGAGCTCGGGGACACCTCCCGGCAGAACGCCGCCCAGATCGTCGCGAACACCCGGGCGATGCAAGCTGCACTGGACCTGGCCGACGAGCTGACGACGGAGACCGTCCTGTCGATGCACGCCGCGTTGCTCGACGGCGACCCGAACCACGACGCCGGCGCCTGGCGAGACGAGCCGGTCTGGATCGGCCGGTCCGCCGACTCTCCCGACGGTGCCGACTTCGTCGCGCCCCGAGCCGAACGCGTGCCGGGGCTCATCGACGACGTCATGCGCTTCGCGCGTCGGACGGACCTGCCACGGCTCGTCCAGATCGCCGTCGTGCACGCCCAGTTCGAGACGGTCCACCCGTTCACGGACGGCAACGGCAGGACCGGACGGGCACTCATGCAGGCGATGTTCCGAGGGACCGGCGTGACGCGGAACGTGACCATCCCCGTGTCCGCCGGGCTGCTCACCGACACCGCGGGCTACCACGCTGCGCTCGACGCCTACCGCGCTGGCGACGTCGAGGCGATCGTCACAGCCACGGCCGAAGCGTGCTTCCGTGCCGTGCAGAACGCGTCCGTCCTGGTCGACGACGTGCACGCCGTGCAGGAGCGCTGGCGGGCCACGGTCCGGTCCCGCAGTGACTCCGCCGTCTGGCGCGTCCTCGAGGTCATCGCCCGACAGCCCGTCGTCACCGCCGGCACGCTCGCCGTCGCCCTCGGGCCGGCCGTGAACGTCTACCGCGCCCTCGACACCCTGGTGGCAGCGGGAGTGCTGCGGGCGAAGTCCGAGTACTCGCTCCGGTCACGCGTGTACCGGAGCGACGAGGTCCTCGCGGCCCTCGACGCGTTCGCTGCCCGAGCTGGTCGTCGCGGCTGA
- a CDS encoding ROK family protein, with protein MSAEVVAGIDVGGTNTKVLLATTDLEVLDRIDLPTPAHDGGDAILDAAEATVRSLLDRHRASLAGVGVGAAGVVDPTTGTVLVTANSFTGWAGYGVTDAVTARLGVPATLDNDVNAFLLGEVAAGAVAGEPDVLGMTLGTGVGGALVLGGTLFGGPHGAAGEIGHVPGFGDTRCTCGQRGHLETVAGARGMADRYAASTGRRLGTHQVAEAARAGDPDAQAVFATAGRGVARAVLLTAGILDVTTVVIGGGVARSWDLLAPAVVAVLADEPPVSGATIRVEQSALGADAVALGAAAQVRRLVVGPAVEAGLSAL; from the coding sequence GTGAGTGCGGAGGTCGTCGCAGGCATCGACGTCGGCGGGACGAACACGAAGGTGCTCCTCGCCACCACCGACCTCGAGGTCCTCGACCGCATCGACCTGCCGACACCAGCGCACGACGGCGGCGACGCGATCCTGGACGCGGCCGAGGCGACGGTGCGGTCCCTGCTCGACCGGCACCGGGCCTCCCTGGCGGGTGTCGGGGTGGGCGCGGCCGGCGTCGTCGACCCGACCACGGGCACGGTGCTCGTCACCGCGAACTCGTTCACCGGCTGGGCCGGGTACGGGGTCACCGACGCCGTGACCGCACGGCTCGGGGTGCCGGCGACGCTCGACAACGACGTGAACGCGTTCCTCCTCGGCGAGGTCGCGGCCGGCGCCGTCGCGGGGGAGCCCGACGTGCTCGGGATGACCCTCGGCACCGGCGTCGGCGGCGCGCTCGTCCTCGGCGGCACCCTGTTCGGCGGACCGCACGGCGCCGCCGGCGAGATCGGCCACGTCCCCGGGTTCGGCGACACCCGCTGCACCTGCGGCCAGCGCGGACACCTCGAGACCGTCGCCGGCGCCCGCGGGATGGCGGACCGGTACGCCGCGAGCACCGGCCGACGACTCGGCACCCACCAGGTCGCGGAGGCCGCACGCGCCGGGGACCCGGACGCGCAGGCCGTGTTCGCGACCGCCGGGCGGGGCGTCGCCCGCGCCGTCCTGCTCACCGCGGGGATCCTGGACGTGACGACGGTCGTCATCGGCGGCGGGGTCGCCCGCTCGTGGGACCTGCTCGCGCCGGCCGTCGTCGCGGTGCTTGCGGACGAGCCCCCGGTCAGCGGAGCGACGATCCGGGTCGAGCAGTCGGCGCTCGGGGCGGACGCCGTCGCGCTCGGGGCGGCGGCACAGGTGCGGCGGCTCGTCGTCGGCCCGGCCGTCGAGGCCGGGCTGAGCGCTCTCTGA
- a CDS encoding MFS transporter gives MLQPRSSSASLIALAGRSYFPIAFVARLPFAMMVVGVLTLVVAARDSVALGGINSASVGIGSALFGPLVGAAADKYGQRAVLVPVGLANAVLLGALPFVVQSSAPDLAVLAMSFLIGASAPQVAPMSRTRLVAIIRNRMEPKRHERVLSGTMAYESAADETVFIVGPFLVGVLASAIAPWVAVAGASVLTFVFVTAFALHPTGRLTLGHASDPRPAPARQLLRPRLVVVVVGILGIGFFFGSTLTALTAFMADHGGSSRAGLLYGLMGIGSAGLALGSAAFPRAFRLGWRWLLFGVVLLGSAIVFASASSVLAVGIVLAVMGIGIGPTLVTQYSLGSDRSPVGRSATTMTILGSAVIVGQSIASAVVGEVAERAGTPAAMAFPAFSAAVVVLAGAANLVLSRRDALR, from the coding sequence ATGCTCCAACCGCGTTCCTCCAGCGCGTCCCTGATCGCCCTCGCCGGGCGGTCCTACTTCCCCATCGCCTTCGTGGCGCGACTGCCGTTCGCGATGATGGTCGTCGGCGTGCTGACGCTCGTCGTCGCCGCACGTGACTCGGTCGCCCTCGGTGGCATCAACTCCGCCTCGGTCGGCATCGGCTCCGCGCTGTTCGGGCCGCTCGTCGGTGCCGCCGCCGACAAGTACGGGCAGCGCGCCGTGCTCGTGCCCGTCGGCCTGGCCAACGCCGTGCTGCTCGGTGCGCTGCCGTTCGTCGTGCAGAGCAGCGCTCCCGACCTGGCCGTCCTGGCGATGTCGTTCCTCATCGGGGCGAGTGCCCCGCAGGTCGCGCCGATGTCCCGCACCCGCCTCGTCGCCATCATCCGGAACCGGATGGAACCGAAGCGGCACGAGCGGGTGCTCAGCGGCACGATGGCGTACGAGTCCGCCGCCGACGAGACCGTCTTCATCGTCGGACCGTTCCTGGTCGGCGTCCTGGCGAGCGCCATCGCGCCGTGGGTCGCCGTCGCCGGTGCCTCGGTCCTGACGTTCGTCTTCGTCACCGCGTTCGCCCTGCACCCGACCGGCCGGCTCACCCTCGGGCACGCGTCCGATCCGCGTCCGGCGCCGGCCCGGCAGCTCCTGCGGCCCCGACTCGTGGTGGTCGTCGTCGGCATCCTCGGCATCGGGTTCTTCTTCGGCTCGACGCTGACGGCACTGACCGCGTTCATGGCGGACCACGGCGGGTCCTCGCGGGCCGGGCTCCTCTACGGACTGATGGGCATCGGCTCGGCCGGGCTCGCGCTCGGTTCGGCGGCGTTCCCCCGGGCCTTCCGGCTCGGCTGGCGGTGGCTGCTCTTCGGCGTCGTGCTGCTCGGGTCGGCGATCGTCTTCGCCAGCGCGAGCTCCGTGCTGGCGGTGGGGATCGTCCTCGCCGTGATGGGCATCGGCATCGGTCCGACCCTCGTCACCCAGTACAGCCTGGGGTCCGACCGCTCGCCGGTGGGCCGCTCGGCGACGACGATGACGATCCTCGGCTCGGCGGTCATCGTCGGGCAGTCGATCGCCAGTGCGGTCGTCGGCGAGGTCGCCGAGCGTGCCGGCACCCCGGCCGCGATGGCGTTCCCGGCGTTCTCGGCCGCCGTCGTCGTGCTGGCGGGTGCGGCCAACCTGGTGCTGTCCCGCCGCGACGCGCTGCGCTGA
- a CDS encoding ATP-binding protein: MDPLINPYRPGAGIRPPELVGRQAEIDLVDLMVAHSHRRRNDGGLILYGLRGVGKTVLLSRLQHIVERAGWVTVQLEARPGEPGKVIARHSLARGIAMAGRKMARFKHATAEVREALASITSFSATIGGTGVTLGVDASLHRANSGLIEVDLEELIADLVVPLQKNQSAFAIFIDEMQDLDQDLLTALLAVQHRAGQQDWPFYIIGAGLSTLRRTLAEARSYAERFTIREVGALPAAAAAAALTKPAEDLGARFTSGALDELLGAANGYPFFLQTYGKAVWELAPDRVIDAMSAMAGIEEGNADLDQGFFPARWDRTTPLERRYLNAIVAVSGNTASTASIAAALEKPASSLSPVRQSLIDKGIIFSERRGYVSFTVPNMDAFIRRQNDVDDADED; encoded by the coding sequence ATGGACCCGCTCATCAACCCCTATCGACCCGGTGCGGGGATCCGCCCACCGGAACTCGTGGGCAGACAGGCCGAGATCGATCTCGTCGACTTGATGGTCGCACACAGCCACCGTCGTCGGAACGACGGTGGGCTGATCCTCTACGGACTCCGGGGTGTCGGGAAGACCGTGCTGCTGTCGAGGTTGCAGCACATCGTCGAACGAGCGGGATGGGTGACGGTGCAACTCGAAGCACGGCCAGGCGAGCCCGGGAAGGTCATCGCTCGCCACTCCCTCGCCCGCGGCATCGCGATGGCTGGTCGGAAGATGGCCCGCTTCAAGCACGCCACAGCAGAGGTGCGCGAAGCACTGGCGAGCATCACTTCGTTCTCCGCGACGATCGGCGGCACAGGAGTGACGCTCGGCGTGGACGCCTCGCTCCATCGAGCGAACTCTGGACTCATCGAGGTCGACCTCGAAGAACTCATCGCGGACCTCGTCGTGCCATTGCAGAAGAACCAGAGCGCGTTCGCGATCTTCATCGACGAGATGCAGGACCTCGACCAGGACCTGCTGACGGCCCTCCTCGCAGTGCAGCATCGCGCCGGTCAACAGGATTGGCCCTTCTACATCATCGGTGCAGGCCTCTCGACGCTCCGGCGGACCCTCGCCGAGGCCCGGTCGTACGCCGAACGGTTCACGATCCGGGAGGTCGGCGCGCTTCCTGCGGCAGCCGCTGCAGCCGCGCTGACCAAGCCGGCGGAGGACCTCGGCGCTCGCTTCACGAGCGGAGCGCTCGATGAGCTCCTCGGCGCCGCCAACGGGTACCCGTTCTTCCTGCAGACGTACGGGAAGGCCGTCTGGGAGCTCGCTCCCGATCGTGTCATCGACGCGATGTCCGCCATGGCAGGGATCGAGGAGGGCAACGCCGATCTCGACCAGGGGTTCTTCCCAGCACGATGGGACCGGACGACTCCTTTGGAACGGCGGTACCTCAACGCCATCGTGGCGGTCAGCGGCAACACCGCGAGTACCGCATCGATCGCTGCAGCGCTCGAGAAGCCTGCCTCCTCGCTGAGCCCGGTGCGTCAGTCCCTGATCGACAAGGGCATCATCTTCTCGGAGCGCCGCGGGTACGTCAGTTTCACGGTGCCGAACATGGATGCGTTCATCAGACGCCAGAACGACGTCGACGACGCCGACGAGGACTGA
- a CDS encoding phosphatase PAP2 family protein, translating into MTDAPAPTPARQEPSARREHAPTGILVRTPYPLATIAIALGTVIVITIVGFVLGDVDFGLAHALNTLHTGPLGAVTTAVYHVISPAPAIGITIVVTGVLWAVQRDVRPAAAFAGTVAITWVPSDLVKELVHRPRPDTSLLPYPFATQPDPSYPSGHTVFILAIVIALTWVLRDTRWHTLAVTLGTVVVVVVVLSLTIDAVHYPTDVVASVVWALAVAPAARLVWVDWAMPRIPLLRGPSRTARH; encoded by the coding sequence ATGACCGACGCGCCCGCACCGACGCCTGCCCGCCAGGAGCCGTCTGCCCGCAGGGAGCACGCGCCGACCGGCATCCTCGTCCGCACGCCGTACCCGCTCGCGACGATCGCGATCGCCCTCGGCACCGTGATCGTCATCACGATCGTCGGCTTCGTGCTCGGCGACGTCGACTTCGGTCTCGCACATGCGCTGAACACCCTGCACACCGGTCCGCTCGGGGCCGTCACCACGGCGGTCTACCACGTGATCAGTCCGGCTCCGGCGATCGGCATCACGATCGTCGTCACCGGCGTGCTCTGGGCGGTGCAGCGGGACGTCCGGCCCGCGGCCGCGTTCGCCGGCACCGTGGCGATCACCTGGGTGCCCTCCGACCTCGTCAAGGAGCTCGTCCACCGCCCCCGGCCGGACACGTCGCTGCTGCCGTACCCGTTCGCCACGCAGCCCGACCCCTCGTACCCGAGCGGTCACACCGTGTTCATCCTGGCCATCGTCATCGCGCTGACCTGGGTGCTCCGCGACACCCGGTGGCACACCCTCGCGGTGACGCTCGGCACGGTCGTCGTCGTGGTGGTCGTGCTCTCGCTCACCATCGACGCCGTGCACTACCCGACGGACGTCGTCGCGTCCGTGGTGTGGGCGCTCGCCGTCGCGCCGGCAGCGCGGCTCGTCTGGGTGGACTGGGCGATGCCGCGCATCCCGCTCCTGCGCGGACCCTCCCGGACCGCCCGGCACTGA
- a CDS encoding Na+/H+ antiporter subunit D — translation MTFLVPLLVLVPLLGAAVALGLLRHQQLQRAITVAVLVIAVAVAVTLMVLVDRHGTIVVQVGGWQAPYGISLVVDRLSALLLTVSSSVLLVVLLFSIGQGLADDDEDAPVTIFYPTYLVLAAGVLDSFIAGDLFNLYVAFEMLLVASYVLITVGGSVQRVRAGTTYIVTSLIASSIFLAAIGLVYGATGTVNIAQISQRVAELPDHVQLLLHTMLLIGFGIKAAVFPLAFWLPDSYPTAPAPVTAVFAGLLTKVGIYAIIRLETIIFPGPQLNGVLLVVAVLTMVVGVLGAVSQTDVKRLLSFTLISHIGFMVMGIGLGSVVGTAAAVFYTVHHIVVQTTLFLVSGLMERVGGTTSTRSLGGLLKAAPLLAALYLIPAFNLGGIPPFSGFIGKLGLFRAAAEDGSPLAYVTIGAGVVTSLLTLYALMRVWDAAFWRPKPAAEAAAPHASVAEPHEHLRAPEPAPVTVPETDTEGRPGGPSDAGAPAAVVRAPAGDGSVATLDDPTRSDAHDHGSAPTNEEARAKLPPMLVAVTTVAVLGSVALTVLAGPLYGYATRAAESLESPDRYVQAVLGGATR, via the coding sequence GTGACCTTCCTCGTCCCGCTCCTGGTCCTCGTCCCGCTGCTCGGCGCGGCCGTCGCGCTCGGCCTGCTCCGCCACCAGCAGCTGCAGCGCGCCATCACGGTCGCGGTGCTGGTCATCGCGGTCGCGGTCGCCGTCACCCTGATGGTCCTGGTCGACCGGCACGGCACGATCGTCGTGCAGGTCGGCGGCTGGCAGGCCCCGTACGGCATCTCGCTCGTCGTCGACCGGCTGAGCGCCCTGCTCCTCACCGTGTCGAGCTCGGTGCTGCTCGTCGTCCTGCTGTTCTCGATCGGCCAGGGCCTGGCCGACGACGACGAGGACGCCCCGGTCACGATCTTCTACCCGACCTACCTGGTCCTGGCGGCGGGCGTGCTCGACTCGTTCATCGCCGGCGACCTGTTCAACCTCTACGTCGCGTTCGAGATGCTGCTGGTGGCGAGCTACGTGCTCATCACCGTCGGCGGCAGCGTGCAGCGTGTCCGCGCCGGCACGACGTACATCGTCACGAGCCTCATCGCGTCGTCGATCTTCCTCGCCGCCATCGGCCTGGTCTACGGCGCGACCGGCACCGTGAACATCGCGCAGATCAGCCAGCGGGTGGCGGAGCTGCCGGACCACGTCCAGCTGCTGCTGCACACCATGCTGCTCATCGGCTTCGGCATCAAGGCCGCCGTGTTCCCGCTGGCGTTCTGGCTGCCCGACTCGTACCCGACCGCCCCGGCACCGGTCACCGCGGTGTTCGCGGGTCTGCTCACGAAGGTCGGCATCTACGCGATCATCCGGCTCGAGACGATCATCTTCCCCGGACCGCAGCTCAACGGGGTCCTGCTCGTCGTCGCCGTCCTGACGATGGTGGTCGGGGTGCTCGGCGCGGTGTCGCAGACCGACGTGAAACGGCTGCTGTCCTTCACGCTCATCAGCCACATCGGGTTCATGGTGATGGGCATCGGCCTCGGCTCGGTGGTCGGCACCGCGGCCGCGGTGTTCTACACGGTGCACCACATCGTCGTGCAGACCACGCTGTTCCTGGTCTCCGGCCTGATGGAACGGGTCGGCGGCACCACGTCCACCCGCTCGCTGGGCGGCCTCCTGAAGGCGGCACCCCTGCTCGCGGCGCTCTACCTGATCCCGGCGTTCAACCTCGGCGGCATCCCACCGTTCTCCGGGTTCATCGGCAAGCTCGGGCTGTTCCGCGCCGCGGCCGAGGACGGCTCCCCCCTGGCCTACGTGACGATCGGTGCCGGGGTCGTGACGAGCCTCCTGACCCTGTACGCGCTGATGCGCGTCTGGGACGCGGCGTTCTGGCGGCCCAAGCCGGCCGCCGAGGCCGCCGCCCCGCACGCCAGCGTCGCCGAGCCGCACGAGCACCTGCGCGCCCCGGAACCCGCGCCGGTCACGGTCCCCGAGACGGACACCGAGGGCCGGCCAGGAGGCCCGTCCGACGCGGGTGCACCGGCTGCGGTCGTCCGCGCCCCGGCCGGCGACGGCTCGGTCGCGACGCTCGACGACCCGACGCGGTCGGACGCCCACGACCACGGCAGCGCGCCGACGAACGAGGAGGCGCGGGCGAAGCTGCCGCCGATGCTCGTCGCGGTGACCACCGTCGCCGTGCTCGGTTCGGTGGCGCTGACGGTCCTGGCCGGGCCGCTGTACGGCTACGCGACGCGGGCGGCAGAGTCGCTCGAGTCCCCCGACCGGTACGTGCAGGCCGTCCTCGGCGGTGCGACCCGATGA
- a CDS encoding MarR family winged helix-turn-helix transcriptional regulator produces MTTVTSDDVLARLADVVLSVARELDPTGPRALDVVPLTGTEVMVMRWVDTNPGTTPSATAEATALRRSNLSVALGSLVAKGMVERRAHPDDARTAQLFPTARAAESVALLRSRWAATLRSALDGQGIDTAAVTSAVGLLERIEDGLRPSRAG; encoded by the coding sequence ATGACCACCGTGACCTCCGACGACGTGCTCGCCCGGTTGGCGGACGTCGTCCTCAGCGTCGCACGGGAGCTCGACCCGACCGGTCCGCGTGCCCTCGACGTCGTGCCGCTCACGGGCACCGAGGTCATGGTGATGCGGTGGGTCGACACGAACCCGGGGACCACGCCGAGCGCCACGGCGGAGGCGACCGCGCTGCGGCGGAGCAACCTCAGCGTCGCCCTCGGGTCGCTCGTCGCGAAGGGCATGGTCGAGCGTCGTGCGCACCCGGACGACGCGCGGACGGCGCAGCTGTTCCCGACGGCCCGCGCGGCCGAGAGCGTCGCCCTGCTGCGGTCGCGGTGGGCGGCGACCCTCCGGAGCGCGCTCGACGGGCAGGGGATCGACACCGCCGCCGTGACGTCCGCCGTCGGCCTGCTCGAGCGGATCGAGGACGGACTCAGGCCGTCGCGCGCCGGATGA
- the mgrA gene encoding L-glyceraldehyde 3-phosphate reductase, which yields MTYIAADDRYDSMTYRRTGHSGLDLPLLSLGYWHNFGDDVPFETQRAVSRRAFDLGITHHDLANNYGPPYGAAEQNFGRLMREDFAPYRDEMVVSTKAGWDMWPGPYGQGGGSRKYVLASLDQSLRRTGLDYVDVFYSHRLDASTPLEETMGALHTAVQQGKALYVGISSYDAERTRQAAAILRDLGTPLLIHQPSYSMLNRWIETEGLLDAAGELGFGVIGFTALAQGLLTGKYLDGVPEGSRAAAGKSLDPSSITPEVVEHLRALNAVAESRGQTMAQLALAWALRDERVTSLVIGASRVEQLEDNVAALANTSFSDDELRTIDEHSVGITDVDLWAGARSGEVS from the coding sequence ATGACCTACATCGCGGCCGACGACCGCTACGACTCGATGACCTACCGGCGGACCGGGCACTCGGGCCTCGACCTGCCGCTGCTCTCCCTCGGCTACTGGCACAACTTCGGCGACGACGTGCCGTTCGAGACCCAGCGTGCGGTGAGCCGCCGGGCGTTCGACCTCGGCATCACCCACCACGACCTGGCGAACAACTACGGCCCGCCCTACGGTGCCGCGGAGCAGAACTTCGGCCGGCTCATGCGTGAGGACTTCGCCCCCTACCGCGACGAGATGGTCGTGTCGACGAAGGCGGGCTGGGACATGTGGCCCGGCCCCTACGGACAGGGCGGCGGCTCGCGCAAGTACGTCCTCGCCTCGCTCGACCAGTCGCTGCGCCGCACCGGGCTGGACTACGTCGACGTCTTCTACTCGCACCGCCTCGACGCCTCCACCCCGCTCGAGGAGACGATGGGTGCACTGCACACCGCCGTCCAGCAGGGCAAGGCGCTCTACGTCGGCATCTCGTCCTACGACGCCGAGCGCACCCGCCAGGCCGCCGCGATCCTCCGCGACCTCGGCACGCCGCTCCTCATCCACCAGCCGTCGTACTCGATGCTGAACCGCTGGATCGAGACCGAGGGGCTGCTCGACGCAGCCGGCGAGCTCGGGTTCGGCGTGATCGGGTTCACCGCGCTCGCGCAGGGGCTGCTCACCGGCAAGTACCTGGACGGCGTGCCCGAGGGCTCCCGCGCCGCGGCCGGGAAGTCGCTCGACCCGTCCTCCATCACGCCCGAGGTCGTCGAGCACCTCCGTGCGCTCAACGCCGTCGCCGAGTCCCGCGGGCAGACGATGGCGCAGCTCGCCCTGGCGTGGGCCCTGCGGGACGAGCGCGTCACATCTCTGGTGATCGGCGCCTCCCGGGTGGAGCAGCTGGAGGACAACGTCGCCGCGCTCGCGAACACGTCGTTCTCGGACGACGAACTCCGCACCATCGACGAGCACAGCGTCGGCATCACCGACGTCGACCTCTGGGCGGGGGCCCGCTCCGGCGAGGTCTCCTGA